AAGCCGATACGGAAAAAGAACAGAATCAGAAGCTCGATTTGATCTGGGCACTGGGAAGTGCCGGACACAACGGTGCGAATGGAATCCTGCTTAAAATCATCACCAACAAAGAAGACCTGCTGGTGGATCGACGGGAAGCAGTCCGGGCAATTGCAAAATCACGCCCCGGCGCCCATGCCTTACTGGATCTGGCTGAGAAAAAAGACTTTGATCCCCAGTTGAAACAGACTGTTGCGGCGGCAATGTCATCCACGATTATGAAAGATGTGAAAGAGCGGGCCGCCAGGCTGTATCCGGCCCCTCCTACAAAAGACAACAAACCTCTGCCCCCCATCAATGTGCTGGCAAGCATCAAAGGGGATAAGCTGGACGGTCGGGTGATGTTCAATACCAAGGGAACCTGTGCCAAGTGTCATATCGTGAATGGTATGGGGAAAGAAGTGGGCCCGAACCTGTCGGAGATCGGCAAGAAATTAAGCCGCGAAGCGCTGTTCGAATCGATCCTGTTTCCCAGCGCAGGCATCAGCCACAACTACGAATCGTATACCGTAATCCTGTTATCGGGGAACGTGGTGAATGGTCTGCTGGTCAACAAAACCGACGACGCGATTACGATCCGGGATGCGGAAGCCATTTCGCGGACGTTCAAAATGGATGACGTCGATGAAATCATTCAGCAGAAAATATCACTGATGCCCGCCGACCTGCAGAAGGTGCTCACCCAGGAAGAACTTGTCAACATCGTCGAGTACCTGACAACACTCAAGCAGGCCCAGCCCATCAAAAAAGCCAGCCGGTAAACTTGAAGGAAAACAAGCTGTGTAACTATGCCTGACTCAGCCCGGTATCGTGAGATTGAAGTCGCTGGTTTGCCGCTGGAAATGGGGCGGCAGACCGGGGAAGCGGCGCGGGAGGAGATTGCCGCGTTTTGTGAGCTGGCTCTGGACCGGCTGCGGGAGACAATGCAGGTCAGCAGCGCACAGGCGCGGGCGCATGCGGAGCATTGTATACCGTATGCGGAAAAATACAGTTCCGATTCGATTGCAGAGCTGCGTGGCATCGCGGAAGCGACGGACCTCCCTTTCTGGAAAATCATGCTGCTGCAGATTCGCAATCAATTTACTCCCGATGCGGATGCCGGCTGCACCGCGCTCAGTCTGCCGGCCACTTCTACGCGGGGACCGATTGTCGCGCAGAACTGGGACAACGATCCGGCCCTTGATCCGTTTACGATCGTACTCACACGCCGACCCACAGGAAAACCGGCGCTGATGACGGTGACGCAGGCGGGATTGATTTCGTATATCGGGTTCAACGATGCGGGCATCGGGGCCTGTCTGAACAGTCTGCCGGCTCCCAGTCGCTCTACTGGAGTGCCCCACTACTTCACGTTACGCGAACTGTATGAGTCCACCAGTCTGGAAGCAGCGGTCCAGACAATTCGTCGGGCCGAGCGGGCGATCCCGGCAAATATCATGCTGACGACTCCGGAAGGGCCCGCGGACCTGGAAGTGACCCTGGAAACCGTGCAGGTTTTGAGACCCGAGGAAACAAGCTGGATCACGCATACCAATCATTGTCTGCACCCGGAACTCTGTAAATATAACGAGCAGTTCCCCGAGCTGATCGGCTCACATCCCCGGAAAGCACGCATCGATTCCCTGTTGCAGGCATGTGGTACTGAAATCAGCATCGACGACATCAAGGCAGCGCTCACCGATCACGAGGGATACCCGCGGTCGTTATGTCGGCATGTGAACGATGATGTAGACACCGGTTACTGGCAGACTGTTTTTTCCGTGATCATCGAACCGGAACAACGGCGGATGTTAGTTTCGCGGGGGACTCCCTGCAGTGCCGGTTATGAGTTGTACCAGCTTTGATATTTGAGAGTTCCTATCACTATGAATCATAACGCCGTCCTCAAGCGTGGCATCGAATTTCATACCCAGGGGCAACTGGATCAGGCGCTCGCCGACTATAGTCAGGTGATCGACAGCGCCGTGGCTGAAGATGTCGAACTGATGGGCCTGGCTTTGTATTATCGGGGATCTGTTTATCAGCGTCTTGGCGAACATGAGCGATTAATAAGCGACATGACCCGGATAGTAGAATATCGCGGTGAGGTTTCCGCTGAACTGGTTGCCCAGGCTTCTGCGATGCGGGGAGAAAGTTTTGCTGTTCAGGGAGAGTTGGAAGCAGCGGTCTCGGATTATACTGTGATCATCGAGTCACGGGAGGGACTGCCGACGGGCATGCTGCTCAGTGCATTGCTGTGTCGCGGTAGGATTTATGCAGAACAGAAACGACATGAATTAGCAATTGGTGAACTGACGACTGTGATCGAGCAGGGGAGCGAGCACCGACTGCCTGCTCACTTTCTGGCGGAAGCGTATTGGTTTCGGGGGCAGGCTTATTTTGCTGAGGCAGACTATACCCGCGCTGCGGAGGACCTCAGCATTGTGGTTTCCAGTCAATGGCTGGGAACGACCGGGCAGCAGAGTGCAGAGGAATTACTGGCAGAGTGTCGACGACGATTGGCTGAATGAAGTTTTTTCTCACGAGAGCTCTGTTGGGGTCGTTGTCAGATTTTGCGCTACGTGACGCTTATAACTGGCGAGCATTTCGACCAGTTTTCTGCGGTCGATGGGTTTGGTGAGATAGTCATCGCAGCCGGCATCCAGGCATTTCTGTCGATCGCCGCGCATGGCGTGGGCGGTTAAAGCAATGATAGGTTCGTGGTAGTGGGCTGCTCTCAATTTTCTCGTTGCCTGATAACCGTCCAAAACGGGCATCTGCATATCCATCAGAATGGCATCAAATGGTTCTCCTGCCTCGACGGCTGCCATGGCCAGATCAAATGAGGTCTGCCCGTTTTCAGCAATCGTAGTCTCTGCTCCCGCTTTATTCAGGATAAAACTGATCAATTTCTGATTGTCGAGTCCGTCTTCGGTCAACAGGAAACGACCATTTTTCAGAGGCAGACCATCGAATACTTTGTTCTGAGGAATTTCTGTTTCAGTAAGAATCTGGAATGGACGCGAGTCGATCAGAGCAACATTTTCCAGTGATCCGGTTTCGATGGTGATCGAAAAAGTACTCCCTTTTCCGGGGTCACTGGTCACCGTGATTTCACCGCCGAGTAATTCGGTCAAGCGTTTACTGATGGTCAGTCCCAGTCCCGTGCCTCCAAATTTACGCGTCATGGATCCATCAGCCTGGGTAAAGGGCTTGAATAGAGATTCAAGGCTTGTGCTTTCAATTCCAATCCCTGAATCGGTGACATTAAATTGCATGCGGGCAGTTTGATCTGGCAGGTCGATCAGACGGGCGACGACATTCACTGCTCCGGATTCCGTGAACTTGATGGCGTTGCCGATGGTATTAATCAAAATCTGCCGCAAGCGGGTCGGGTCTGTATTAATCGTTTCGGGGATCGGACCATCGATCTGAAAATTCAAAGGCAAGCCCTTCTCGAGGGCGCGAACATTCATCAGCGAATAAATATTATTGAGCAAGGTATGCGGGGAGCAATTCACGTGCTCGACTTCCATTTTCTCTGCTTCGATTTTGGAGAGATCCAGAATATCATTAATGAGCCGGAGCAGATACTGACCATTTTCTTTAACGGTGCGTGCGGCTTGAATGTTTTCCGGCTCGCTGACACCGTCCAGTAGAATGTCATTAAATCCGAGGATGGCATTCATGGGGGTCCGGATTTCGTGACTCATGTTTGCCAGGAAGGCGCTCTTGGACCGGTTTGCAGCCTCGGCTGAGTCTTTGGCCGCCCGCAGTTCCTGCGCCTGCTGTTTTAATTCCATCGTTATTTGTTCGAGAACGTGGTTTTTCTCAGAGATCATCCTGTTCGCTGTATGCAGTTCACGGGTCCGATGTTGTACCTCTGATTCCACATCGGCTTTTGTCTCCTCCAGAACGGCACGCTGCCGCGCCATCGCTTTCAATTCCCTTAAACTCTGGTGAATCGCGATGAACAGGAACAGGTCCTCGAAAATGACCCAGGCGCCATGTTCTACAATCCGCCACGGATTAGCTGTCAGCACCCCGAAGATCGCCTGTGGGTAAAATAATCCCAATATGGAATGGTCGATGATGACGACTGACGTTGCGGTGATCAGTACACGCCAGTCACGGTAGAATGCCAGAAATGCCAGCGATCCGAAAATGTGAAAGTGCGTTTCAATCCGGCCCCCACTCAGATGGACAAGCAGGGAAGAAGTCAGCATCTGGCTGATCGCGATGACGTGTCTGCTTAAAATCGTACCGGGACGTAACAGAGTCAGCATGACGGGGAACAGCGTAATCAGTCCGCCCAGCAGACAGGCCGCCCAGACATGCAGATGTACTTCGCTATTGCTGCCGATCCATGTTCGGGGTGTAATCCAGAAGGCAGCGGCCATTGCTGCCAGCCACTGCACGATCATCAGGCAGGCAAACAATCGGTCCGTTCTCTGATACAGATCACGCTGATTTTCCCGAAACAGTTCTTCTGCTCTTTGAGACTCAGTGGGCAGACAGGGCTTGGTCAGAATGGATAACGACATCGTTGTCCCTCCTGTTCAGATACCGAATGCTCTCCGAGCAACGGGCATCCAAATGCGAACGTTTCCTGTCGCTCTGCTGTTCCAGATAACAGAATCGATTCAATGGCAGATCTGCCAGCATTATCACCGGAATGTCCTCTTGAGCCTGTGATGCCTCCATGGAACAGTAGTTTGCCTTGCGTATCGTAGAGCAGTACGTAACCGGAAGTTGTCGCGTTAAACAACCTGGCGGTTTTACCATCAGCATCACTGCAAACCGTCACCCCTGGAATCGCGGAAGCGGTCTTCCAGAGATCCGCCTTTTCCCAGCCCTCTGGAAATGCCGAAGATTTGAAAAAAACAATCCGTGCATCAACCCGTTCCGGTCCAAGTGTCATGATTTTTGCCAGTTCGTTCAGGCTGGCAGTGGTACACGGACAGCGGGGATGAGCAAACATCACCAGCGTCGGTCGCATTGAATTGCAGGTCATCTGACTCTCGTCAGGCCAGACTGCGGTTGTCAGCGGTTCTTCACCCGGTGTCGACTGGTACTGCCAGAGGAGAAACATTCCATAAACGACAGCACTCAACCAGAGCAGTGCCAAAGCCGGCAGTGCCAGAGTTCTCACATTCCTTTGCCCGGGCTGTGAGCGCTGGTTCCCGCTCTGTTGTCGGGGTGGAGACAGGTTGAGACTGCTGACGTTCATATGTTTTTCTAAAACTGGAAAGCAGAAGTCCGTTCGATTTCTGCAGGAATGAAAATAGAATGTGGTTGATACACAATCATATTTTGCAATTCCCGGTGTGTCGGATATTTCAATTGAATTACCGATACCAGTCACCTGATAGGCTTACTCTGAATAACAAGCCTTTATAACCCGCAAAAAACAACTGAAATAAGGAGGAATTCCCATGTAGTTTATAAGTGGATTACTGAGCAGATGGTGTCTGGTGTTGAAGCGTTGCGTGAAGGGAAAAACTCAGATTGCCTCTCGGCAGGAGGGAATTACCGGCTATCTTTCTGAGGTCCGTGGAACGAAACAGAACGCTGCAATGAAGCTTCCGCAGATCAAGTGAATTTCAATATTGAGGCGGGGAGATCTGCTCGACGCTGACATTCATATTCAACAGTTCAACCGGATCGCCGAATTGTGTGTAGACTGCAACGTCAGCTGCATCGCGACCGTAGGCAATAGCCACCCGTCCCCCGTTCA
The sequence above is a segment of the Gimesia algae genome. Coding sequences within it:
- a CDS encoding C45 family autoproteolytic acyltransferase/hydolase; its protein translation is MPDSARYREIEVAGLPLEMGRQTGEAAREEIAAFCELALDRLRETMQVSSAQARAHAEHCIPYAEKYSSDSIAELRGIAEATDLPFWKIMLLQIRNQFTPDADAGCTALSLPATSTRGPIVAQNWDNDPALDPFTIVLTRRPTGKPALMTVTQAGLISYIGFNDAGIGACLNSLPAPSRSTGVPHYFTLRELYESTSLEAAVQTIRRAERAIPANIMLTTPEGPADLEVTLETVQVLRPEETSWITHTNHCLHPELCKYNEQFPELIGSHPRKARIDSLLQACGTEISIDDIKAALTDHEGYPRSLCRHVNDDVDTGYWQTVFSVIIEPEQRRMLVSRGTPCSAGYELYQL
- a CDS encoding tetratricopeptide repeat protein; protein product: MNHNAVLKRGIEFHTQGQLDQALADYSQVIDSAVAEDVELMGLALYYRGSVYQRLGEHERLISDMTRIVEYRGEVSAELVAQASAMRGESFAVQGELEAAVSDYTVIIESREGLPTGMLLSALLCRGRIYAEQKRHELAIGELTTVIEQGSEHRLPAHFLAEAYWFRGQAYFAEADYTRAAEDLSIVVSSQWLGTTGQQSAEELLAECRRRLAE
- a CDS encoding ATP-binding protein produces the protein MSLSILTKPCLPTESQRAEELFRENQRDLYQRTDRLFACLMIVQWLAAMAAAFWITPRTWIGSNSEVHLHVWAACLLGGLITLFPVMLTLLRPGTILSRHVIAISQMLTSSLLVHLSGGRIETHFHIFGSLAFLAFYRDWRVLITATSVVIIDHSILGLFYPQAIFGVLTANPWRIVEHGAWVIFEDLFLFIAIHQSLRELKAMARQRAVLEETKADVESEVQHRTRELHTANRMISEKNHVLEQITMELKQQAQELRAAKDSAEAANRSKSAFLANMSHEIRTPMNAILGFNDILLDGVSEPENIQAARTVKENGQYLLRLINDILDLSKIEAEKMEVEHVNCSPHTLLNNIYSLMNVRALEKGLPLNFQIDGPIPETINTDPTRLRQILINTIGNAIKFTESGAVNVVARLIDLPDQTARMQFNVTDSGIGIESTSLESLFKPFTQADGSMTRKFGGTGLGLTISKRLTELLGGEITVTSDPGKGSTFSITIETGSLENVALIDSRPFQILTETEIPQNKVFDGLPLKNGRFLLTEDGLDNQKLISFILNKAGAETTIAENGQTSFDLAMAAVEAGEPFDAILMDMQMPVLDGYQATRKLRAAHYHEPIIALTAHAMRGDRQKCLDAGCDDYLTKPIDRRKLVEMLASYKRHVAQNLTTTPTELS
- a CDS encoding thioredoxin domain-containing protein, whose product is MNVSSLNLSPPRQQSGNQRSQPGQRNVRTLALPALALLWLSAVVYGMFLLWQYQSTPGEEPLTTAVWPDESQMTCNSMRPTLVMFAHPRCPCTTASLNELAKIMTLGPERVDARIVFFKSSAFPEGWEKADLWKTASAIPGVTVCSDADGKTARLFNATTSGYVLLYDTQGKLLFHGGITGSRGHSGDNAGRSAIESILLSGTAERQETFAFGCPLLGEHSVSEQEGQRCRYPF